One window of the Macaca thibetana thibetana isolate TM-01 chromosome 1, ASM2454274v1, whole genome shotgun sequence genome contains the following:
- the GUCA2B gene encoding guanylate cyclase activator 2B: MGCRAVSGLLPGVAVVLLLLLQSTQSVYIQYQGFRVQLESMKKLSELEAQWAPSPRLQTQSLLPVVCHHPALPQDLQPVCASQEASSIFKTLRTIANDDCELCVNVACTGCL; encoded by the exons ATGGGCTGCAGGGCTGTGTCAGGGCTCCTGCCAGGAGTGGCTGTggttcttctgctgctgctgcagagcACACAGTCAGTCTACATCCAG TACCAAGGCTTCCGGGTCCAGCTGGAATCCATGAAGAAGCTGAGTGAACTGGAGGCCCAGTGGGCACCCAGCCCCCGCCTGCAGACCCAGAGCCTCCTGCCCGTCGTGTGccaccaccctgccctgccccaggACCTCCAGCCTGTCTGCGCCTCTCAGGAGGCTTCCAGCATCTTCAAGACCCTGA GGACCATCGCTAACGATGATTGTGAGCTGTGTGTGAACGTTGCATGTACCGGTTGCCTCTGA